The Nocardioides humi genome includes a region encoding these proteins:
- a CDS encoding protein-L-isoaspartate O-methyltransferase family protein, whose amino-acid sequence MRGSGTADPADSRIAAAFDAVPRESFLPPDQRRYAGVDRALPLGYDVTNSQPSTVRAMLALLGVEPGDRVLDVGCGSGWSTALLAHLTGPEGHVVGVELVPEVLTACRTSLGAQVELHQIELHQADPAVLGWPAGAPYDRILVSADAEVLPMELVRQLVEGGVLVGPVGGEMLRVERHGRYVFVPLRTLGP is encoded by the coding sequence GTGCGCGGCTCCGGTACGGCTGATCCGGCCGACTCCCGGATCGCCGCGGCGTTCGACGCCGTCCCGCGCGAGTCCTTCCTGCCGCCCGACCAGCGGCGGTACGCCGGGGTGGACCGCGCCCTCCCCCTCGGGTACGACGTCACGAACTCCCAGCCCTCGACGGTGCGGGCCATGCTCGCGCTGCTCGGCGTGGAGCCCGGTGACCGGGTGCTCGACGTCGGGTGCGGGTCGGGGTGGTCGACGGCGCTGCTCGCCCACCTGACCGGCCCGGAGGGACATGTCGTGGGGGTGGAGCTGGTGCCGGAGGTACTGACCGCCTGCCGCACCAGCCTCGGCGCCCAGGTCGAGCTGCACCAGATCGAGCTGCACCAGGCCGACCCGGCCGTGCTCGGCTGGCCCGCGGGTGCGCCGTACGACCGGATCCTGGTGTCGGCCGACGCGGAGGTGCTGCCCATGGAGCTGGTCCGCCAGCTGGTCGAGGGCGGGGTGCTGGTCGGGCCGGTCGGCGGCGAGATGCTGCGGGTGGAGCGGCACGGGCGGTATGTGTTCGTGCCGCTGCGTACGCTGGGGCCGTGA
- a CDS encoding Kelch repeat-containing protein has protein sequence MTVAARRLARILTPAGATVTRRLVVAATAVAVLVGSVVTVVLVTDRPRAERGPLAGAGEAFDVDLDPLKAMKRPKAGDGVKLKDAEEAASGEVRRPGAKSKKACEKPSASGAGAGDEADGASPLDLLLATDGGTEVCVYSETRQADEVPDADPLTIAEGYEPAPAPRSPPGDATDEPSDQPTDEPSDQPTDEPSDQPTDEPSGDAVDPPDQEGAGGQPPGRVRQAAFTGTPRAAAAPDPGEYLSPNWVELAPSSQPDASTEAVMAYDVTRDQVVRFGGRNSAGTALAQTWVWNGIDWVQKTPATSPPVRYRASMAWDATLGTLVLFGGQSSASGWLGDVWAWDGTTWAQLTPTGTAPTARAGAMMAYDTARGGLVIFGGTNASGARNDTWQLKANAWTQVQAHGASGAPAARFDGGLAYSASTNQLVLFGGASTCGSGTCTTLDDTWVLGPAASAWTAQSPDHEPPARSSMAMTLDAGLGVVPPGTGVDPSQGAVVLFGGISYDGTTPVLHNDTWAWTGDDWARAVGIASPSGRAGMSMASDDSGQMVLFGGIGGAGATFLDETWAYDATLPVLEVNVTGASGGTEEEPVFWTGDVAEITITAHNAGSSAISDVTLTSALQSTLLAVGSIFKLDDTALPVCSGIVTVLCGGVSDLTASITRIDIPVGATRVGDFLAAVVGTQRGCDLIDIPAIASDLLGASPEVYAQITVCGGGLGKEDWWTYDTTDLGGGGSASVNVANGNLVVQHTDTTPVQAPGRLALGIGRVYNSQDHFSDSMNDPLGIGWQFDLGETGGFAGGFGIGGLPVLPNIQTVLQPLSMPYIDRDGTRHTFKLRSVGATIGDVDLPIDLTGSGGGIVQQILRLLNPQTLLFPLTSTVLGQKYDKLCIDQAYTGPPGSNMYLFRYIGTAASGCANPASDGFVQVGWSLVRPDRVRYDYDILGRIISVTDPAGQQIRYEYNLDETHGPTRIYTKSCGRVGACPYLEIDYATTGQPIGRRVVTVTDSAGRVTSYLVRVDGFTPYLEEVWEPGNPLPPPGSASPARPSWSYTYSTSVAPCPGSDDDAKTVGQLCSATDALGNTTTFSYIPAPIGPDRVLEVTDRRGNDTDSGTGDGDGGSKGLATRYTWTDHSTDHDAPPVQVNADMGAPDQVAACSTGADTGCQRVRYTGIDDWGRVGQIAEGDSGGSYLRQTGYFWDGLGESGGIESCTVPLNAAMNHNLCQTIRKAKPTNDPLPPGQAGTATVDGVTAHDEAIAYTYGTLGQTLRQKVLLDASQSWTDANSAITTWGSHDQYFDANGDQRVFTNHVRGNGQVGSSAVGAQYVAAVDADAPYAYWRLGETSGGGGTTMTARTGPNGVYQSGVTLGAPGVIGDNAAINESTTGNGALVSPLNGFANGTGTSSSFTVEAWQKTTDTTQPQRTFAWGNALAYAEVGRNYGGRPIIYLSSDVAANDTAAIVGANSIADGEWHHVVYTYDGTGTAAGLAIWVDGVQQPVTVVADTLDGAFAASSTTGSTGRGGPGSSLDELTLYTKVLTPGRIKAHFQSGFGGDPVEADTLYAVTDQTQELSPRGNAPGNASHWGDYLTTIRRDLPPNGTLASTNKPGDDTICGTATRGNTGLVCEIDTPSSAGVPAGACQSPTASMPAGSPAAPTSGGYTHACTTYEYNDAGQRTLMRSPKANAANRPETTEYRYYADTDTCAGGARNDCDLSGTVSAGGWLKAVIDTDGKRTIFAYDAAGNVARTWERNATAGLPLNGAWANAATPPSAAYTDQVNATPVTSDSLSVSNTALVTVGPDGTIWGSGTNASGELGDGTTTPESEAVRAVGMGNVVQVAQSSTGALSGCSRTFYLTGSGEVWWAGPGQAIPAPVDPDPTPADPDPSVLKDIIQIAAGGCHALALDAQGRVWAWGSNVSGQIGKGSTGGAWVDTPVEVLDKVSTIGAGYLHSLAVRIDGTLWTWGDNATGQLGLGDTILRDAPTQVSAMGPGSIGGVRAVSGGVGASYALTRDGKAWSWGANSTGDLGLGDTTQRTTPTRITTLGDGTTAGPVRQIIGASGGAAALMADGTVRAWGVNSSGQLGGGASGTSTSPVAVPGLTGQVALGGGWATWASADAAGKVTVWGSTANRQRADGTNPTSTTTPVTAGLDISPYRLPGWTLRGTRDATGNLTTQTADPLGQVRRIRSGRGNEVLTAAFDTTAGYDAAGRPTWSAGAQHRSTSTIATVSYDPYGNPVRTIDARGVASRASFDDVNRQLTAEVTRGPVDPGNTELNDSCPGTATAGAWTPGQEGHQICTTSTTYDGVDRQITTTDGASQTTRTWFDGAGRQIRLDVPRSEGVTLTGRWNYDVDGNMVDYCTPREFDTGNESAASGTCTSTGKLSTHYTVDRAGRTISEKRYRGSTELVTAYRYDADGNAIGVTDANDHETTTAYDFQGRRTSRTVPRSASASTTTRWTYDDSGNVTAINTPGFLNTGTGADGDLVVDGATNGVGNPFQVPLGAQYRNVTLTNGAHVTTTGTSKGLVFSVTGTLTVCATCAMTMAGKGDTGGIFNQDAANPNPGHGGKKGSSSVTGTGGGAAVTGRTDSPAVVSVALSACLAWRRAPRTSPGSAPTISRAPAGAVAAVAAACSAWAAPAATVVAMSGSPLTRSSSTARSRLPAPTEPRRPA, from the coding sequence TTGACCGTCGCTGCTCGACGGCTCGCCCGGATCCTGACTCCGGCGGGTGCGACTGTCACGCGCCGGCTCGTGGTCGCCGCGACCGCCGTGGCAGTGCTGGTCGGCAGTGTGGTGACGGTCGTCCTCGTGACCGATCGACCCCGTGCCGAGCGCGGTCCTCTGGCCGGTGCCGGTGAGGCGTTCGACGTCGATCTCGATCCGTTGAAGGCGATGAAGCGCCCGAAGGCCGGCGACGGCGTGAAGCTGAAGGACGCGGAGGAGGCGGCCTCGGGCGAGGTGAGGCGCCCTGGCGCGAAGTCGAAGAAGGCGTGCGAGAAGCCGAGTGCCTCCGGAGCAGGGGCGGGCGACGAGGCGGACGGAGCCAGTCCGCTCGATCTGCTTCTCGCGACAGACGGTGGCACGGAGGTGTGCGTCTACTCCGAGACCCGGCAGGCAGACGAGGTGCCCGACGCCGATCCGCTCACGATCGCCGAAGGATACGAGCCGGCGCCGGCCCCGAGGTCGCCTCCGGGCGACGCGACCGACGAGCCGAGCGACCAGCCCACCGACGAGCCGAGCGACCAGCCCACCGACGAGCCGAGCGACCAGCCCACCGACGAGCCGTCGGGGGATGCAGTCGACCCGCCGGACCAGGAGGGCGCGGGAGGACAGCCCCCCGGCCGGGTCCGTCAGGCGGCCTTCACCGGCACCCCTCGCGCCGCGGCGGCGCCGGACCCGGGGGAGTATCTGTCGCCGAACTGGGTCGAGCTCGCTCCGAGCTCCCAGCCCGACGCGTCGACCGAGGCCGTGATGGCGTACGACGTGACGCGTGACCAGGTCGTGCGGTTCGGTGGCCGCAACAGCGCGGGCACGGCGCTGGCGCAGACGTGGGTGTGGAACGGCATCGACTGGGTCCAGAAGACCCCGGCCACGAGCCCGCCGGTCCGCTACCGCGCGTCGATGGCGTGGGACGCCACCTTGGGCACGCTGGTCCTGTTCGGCGGCCAGAGCAGCGCGAGCGGGTGGCTGGGCGACGTCTGGGCGTGGGACGGCACCACCTGGGCGCAGCTGACTCCGACCGGCACGGCGCCGACGGCTCGGGCGGGCGCGATGATGGCCTACGACACCGCCCGTGGTGGTCTGGTGATCTTCGGCGGCACCAACGCCTCCGGCGCTCGCAACGACACCTGGCAGCTGAAGGCGAACGCGTGGACCCAGGTCCAGGCGCACGGTGCCTCCGGCGCCCCGGCGGCCCGCTTCGACGGGGGCCTGGCGTACTCGGCCTCGACGAACCAGCTGGTCCTGTTCGGCGGCGCCTCGACCTGCGGCTCGGGCACCTGCACGACGCTGGACGACACCTGGGTGCTCGGTCCGGCGGCCTCGGCCTGGACCGCGCAGAGTCCCGACCACGAGCCGCCCGCGCGCAGCTCGATGGCGATGACGCTGGACGCGGGCCTGGGCGTCGTACCGCCGGGCACGGGCGTCGATCCGTCGCAGGGCGCGGTCGTCCTGTTCGGCGGCATCTCCTACGACGGCACCACGCCGGTCCTGCACAACGACACCTGGGCCTGGACGGGCGATGACTGGGCCAGGGCCGTCGGCATCGCCTCGCCGAGTGGCCGGGCCGGGATGTCGATGGCTTCGGACGACAGCGGCCAGATGGTCCTGTTCGGCGGCATCGGTGGCGCCGGAGCCACCTTCCTCGACGAGACCTGGGCGTACGACGCGACGCTGCCCGTCCTCGAGGTGAACGTCACCGGCGCCTCCGGCGGCACGGAGGAGGAGCCGGTGTTCTGGACCGGCGACGTCGCCGAGATCACGATCACCGCCCACAACGCCGGATCGTCGGCGATCAGCGACGTCACCCTCACCTCCGCGCTGCAGAGCACCCTGCTCGCCGTGGGCAGCATCTTCAAGCTCGACGACACCGCCCTCCCGGTCTGCTCGGGAATCGTGACCGTCCTGTGCGGCGGCGTCAGCGACCTGACCGCCTCGATCACACGGATCGACATCCCGGTCGGTGCCACCCGGGTCGGCGACTTCCTCGCCGCGGTGGTCGGCACCCAGCGCGGCTGCGACCTGATCGACATCCCCGCGATCGCCTCCGACCTGCTGGGCGCCTCTCCCGAGGTCTACGCCCAGATCACCGTGTGCGGCGGCGGGCTCGGCAAGGAGGACTGGTGGACCTACGACACCACCGACCTCGGTGGTGGGGGGAGCGCGAGCGTCAACGTCGCCAACGGCAACCTCGTCGTCCAGCACACCGACACCACGCCGGTCCAGGCCCCTGGCCGGCTCGCGCTCGGGATCGGGCGGGTCTACAACTCCCAGGACCACTTCTCCGACAGCATGAACGACCCGCTCGGCATCGGCTGGCAGTTCGACCTCGGCGAGACGGGCGGGTTCGCCGGTGGGTTCGGCATCGGCGGGCTGCCCGTCCTGCCCAACATCCAGACCGTCCTGCAGCCGCTGTCGATGCCCTACATCGATCGCGACGGCACTCGCCACACCTTCAAGCTGCGCTCTGTCGGCGCCACGATCGGCGACGTCGACCTGCCGATCGACCTGACCGGCTCCGGCGGCGGCATCGTCCAGCAGATCCTCCGGCTGCTGAACCCGCAGACGCTGCTGTTCCCGCTGACCTCGACGGTCCTCGGGCAGAAGTACGACAAGCTCTGCATCGACCAGGCCTACACCGGCCCGCCGGGGTCGAACATGTATCTGTTCCGCTACATCGGCACCGCCGCCAGCGGCTGCGCCAACCCGGCGTCGGACGGCTTCGTCCAGGTCGGGTGGTCGCTGGTCCGACCGGACCGGGTGCGCTACGACTACGACATCCTCGGGCGGATCATCTCGGTCACCGATCCCGCGGGCCAGCAGATCAGGTACGAGTACAACCTCGACGAGACTCACGGACCCACGCGGATCTACACCAAGTCCTGCGGCCGGGTCGGCGCGTGCCCCTATCTCGAGATCGACTACGCGACGACCGGTCAGCCGATCGGGCGCCGGGTCGTGACGGTCACCGACTCCGCCGGCCGAGTGACGTCGTACCTGGTGCGCGTCGACGGCTTCACGCCGTACCTGGAGGAGGTCTGGGAGCCCGGCAACCCGCTCCCGCCTCCGGGCAGCGCCAGCCCGGCACGACCGTCGTGGAGCTACACCTACTCCACCTCCGTGGCGCCGTGCCCCGGCTCCGACGACGACGCGAAGACCGTCGGCCAGCTCTGCTCGGCCACCGACGCGCTGGGCAACACGACGACCTTCTCCTACATCCCGGCGCCCATCGGGCCCGACCGGGTCCTGGAGGTGACCGACCGCCGCGGCAACGACACCGACAGCGGCACCGGCGACGGCGACGGCGGGAGCAAGGGCCTGGCCACCCGCTACACGTGGACGGACCACTCCACCGACCACGACGCGCCTCCGGTCCAGGTCAACGCCGACATGGGCGCCCCCGACCAGGTCGCGGCGTGCAGCACCGGTGCGGACACGGGCTGCCAGCGGGTCCGCTACACGGGCATCGACGACTGGGGCCGCGTGGGCCAGATCGCCGAGGGCGACTCCGGCGGCTCCTACCTGCGCCAGACCGGCTACTTCTGGGACGGACTCGGCGAGTCCGGTGGCATCGAGTCCTGCACCGTGCCGCTCAACGCCGCGATGAACCACAATCTGTGCCAGACGATCCGGAAGGCCAAGCCGACCAACGACCCGCTGCCGCCGGGGCAGGCCGGCACCGCCACCGTGGACGGCGTCACCGCCCACGACGAGGCCATCGCCTACACCTACGGCACCCTCGGCCAGACGCTGCGGCAGAAGGTCCTGCTCGACGCCTCCCAGAGCTGGACCGACGCGAACTCCGCGATCACGACCTGGGGCAGCCACGACCAGTACTTCGACGCGAACGGCGACCAGCGGGTCTTCACCAACCACGTCCGAGGCAATGGGCAGGTCGGCTCCAGCGCGGTCGGTGCCCAGTACGTCGCCGCTGTCGACGCCGACGCTCCCTACGCCTACTGGCGGCTGGGGGAGACCAGCGGTGGCGGCGGCACGACGATGACCGCCCGCACCGGCCCCAACGGGGTCTACCAGAGCGGGGTCACCCTCGGCGCTCCCGGCGTGATCGGCGACAACGCCGCCATCAACGAGTCGACGACCGGCAATGGTGCGCTGGTGAGCCCGCTGAACGGCTTCGCCAACGGCACCGGCACGTCGTCGTCGTTCACGGTGGAAGCCTGGCAGAAGACAACCGACACCACGCAGCCGCAACGGACCTTCGCCTGGGGCAATGCGCTGGCGTACGCCGAGGTCGGCCGCAACTACGGCGGACGCCCGATCATCTACCTCAGCTCGGACGTCGCGGCGAACGACACCGCCGCGATCGTCGGCGCGAACTCGATCGCCGACGGAGAGTGGCATCACGTCGTCTACACCTACGACGGCACCGGCACCGCCGCGGGCCTGGCGATCTGGGTCGACGGCGTCCAACAGCCGGTCACGGTCGTCGCCGACACGCTGGACGGCGCCTTCGCGGCGAGCTCGACGACGGGGTCGACCGGTCGCGGCGGCCCAGGATCGAGCCTCGACGAGCTCACGCTCTACACCAAGGTCCTCACGCCCGGACGGATCAAGGCCCACTTCCAGTCCGGATTCGGTGGCGACCCGGTGGAAGCCGACACGCTGTACGCCGTCACCGACCAGACCCAAGAACTGTCGCCGCGCGGCAACGCGCCCGGCAATGCCAGCCACTGGGGTGACTACCTGACGACGATCCGTCGCGACCTGCCGCCCAACGGGACGCTGGCCTCGACCAACAAGCCCGGCGACGACACCATCTGCGGGACCGCGACCCGCGGCAACACCGGACTGGTCTGCGAGATCGACACGCCGTCCTCGGCCGGCGTCCCGGCGGGGGCGTGCCAGTCGCCCACCGCGAGCATGCCTGCCGGCAGTCCCGCGGCGCCGACCAGCGGCGGCTACACCCACGCCTGCACGACCTACGAGTACAACGACGCGGGACAGCGCACCCTGATGCGATCGCCGAAGGCCAATGCGGCGAACCGGCCCGAGACCACGGAGTACCGGTACTACGCCGACACCGACACCTGTGCCGGGGGTGCGCGGAACGACTGCGATCTGTCCGGGACGGTGTCCGCAGGTGGCTGGCTCAAGGCCGTGATCGACACCGACGGCAAACGGACCATCTTCGCCTACGACGCCGCGGGCAACGTCGCCCGTACCTGGGAGCGCAACGCCACCGCCGGGCTGCCGCTGAACGGCGCCTGGGCCAACGCGGCCACGCCGCCGTCGGCTGCGTACACCGACCAGGTCAACGCCACTCCAGTGACCTCCGACTCGCTGAGCGTGTCCAACACCGCGCTGGTCACCGTCGGACCCGACGGCACGATCTGGGGATCGGGCACCAACGCCTCCGGTGAGCTCGGTGACGGCACCACGACCCCCGAGTCCGAGGCGGTGCGGGCCGTCGGGATGGGCAATGTCGTCCAGGTCGCCCAGTCCTCCACCGGCGCGCTGTCGGGCTGCTCCCGCACCTTCTACCTCACCGGATCCGGCGAGGTGTGGTGGGCCGGACCCGGCCAGGCCATCCCTGCGCCGGTCGACCCGGACCCGACGCCGGCCGACCCGGACCCGAGCGTCCTGAAGGACATCATCCAGATCGCAGCCGGCGGCTGCCACGCCCTCGCGCTCGACGCCCAGGGACGGGTGTGGGCCTGGGGATCCAATGTGTCCGGGCAGATCGGCAAGGGCTCAACCGGCGGGGCGTGGGTCGACACCCCGGTCGAGGTCCTCGACAAGGTCTCCACCATCGGTGCCGGCTACCTGCACTCGCTGGCGGTCAGGATCGACGGCACCTTGTGGACCTGGGGCGACAACGCCACCGGACAGCTGGGTCTCGGCGACACGATCCTGCGCGACGCGCCCACGCAGGTCTCCGCCATGGGTCCGGGCAGCATCGGTGGGGTTCGCGCGGTCTCTGGCGGGGTCGGCGCCTCCTACGCCCTCACCCGCGACGGCAAGGCCTGGTCGTGGGGCGCGAACAGCACCGGCGACCTCGGCCTCGGCGACACCACGCAGCGCACGACGCCGACCCGGATCACGACGCTCGGTGACGGCACCACCGCGGGCCCCGTCCGGCAGATCATCGGCGCCTCCGGTGGCGCGGCCGCGCTGATGGCCGACGGCACCGTCCGCGCCTGGGGCGTCAACAGCTCCGGCCAGCTCGGCGGCGGCGCCTCCGGCACGTCCACCAGTCCCGTCGCGGTTCCCGGGCTCACCGGCCAGGTCGCCCTCGGCGGCGGCTGGGCGACCTGGGCCAGCGCCGATGCGGCCGGCAAGGTCACCGTCTGGGGCTCCACCGCCAACAGGCAGCGCGCCGACGGCACCAACCCTACCTCCACCACCACACCGGTCACCGCGGGGCTCGACATCTCGCCGTACCGGCTCCCGGGGTGGACCCTGCGGGGCACCCGCGACGCGACCGGCAACCTTACGACCCAGACCGCCGATCCTCTCGGCCAGGTCCGCCGGATCCGGTCCGGTCGGGGCAACGAGGTCCTGACCGCCGCCTTCGACACGACCGCCGGCTACGACGCCGCGGGACGTCCCACCTGGTCCGCCGGCGCCCAGCACCGCTCGACCAGCACGATCGCGACCGTCAGCTACGACCCGTACGGCAACCCGGTCAGGACCATCGATGCCCGCGGCGTGGCCTCGCGTGCGTCCTTCGACGACGTCAATCGTCAGCTCACCGCCGAGGTGACCCGCGGCCCGGTCGACCCGGGCAACACCGAGCTGAACGACAGCTGTCCGGGCACCGCGACCGCCGGCGCGTGGACGCCGGGCCAGGAGGGTCACCAGATCTGCACGACCTCCACGACCTATGACGGCGTCGATCGCCAGATCACCACCACCGACGGTGCATCACAGACGACTCGGACCTGGTTCGACGGCGCCGGACGACAGATTCGCCTCGACGTCCCGCGCAGCGAGGGCGTCACGTTGACCGGTCGCTGGAACTACGACGTCGACGGAAACATGGTCGACTACTGCACGCCACGCGAGTTCGACACGGGCAATGAGTCGGCTGCGTCCGGGACCTGCACGAGCACCGGCAAGCTCTCCACGCACTACACGGTGGATCGTGCGGGTCGCACGATCAGCGAGAAGCGGTACCGCGGCTCCACGGAACTCGTCACCGCCTACCGCTACGACGCCGACGGCAACGCGATCGGCGTCACCGACGCCAACGACCACGAGACCACGACGGCCTACGACTTCCAGGGCCGTCGCACCAGCCGGACCGTCCCGCGCTCGGCCAGCGCGTCCACCACCACGAGGTGGACCTACGACGACTCGGGCAACGTGACCGCGATCAACACGCCCGGGTTCCTCAACACCGGTACCGGAGCCGACGGTGACCTCGTCGTCGACGGCGCCACCAACGGTGTGGGCAATCCGTTCCAGGTTCCCCTCGGTGCGCAGTACCGCAATGTCACGCTCACCAACGGCGCCCACGTCACCACCACGGGCACCAGCAAGGGCCTGGTCTTCTCCGTGACCGGGACGCTCACCGTCTGCGCCACCTGCGCCATGACCATGGCCGGCAAGGGCGACACCGGCGGCATCTTCAACCAGGACGCCGCCAACCCCAACCCGGGGCACGGGGGCAAGAAGGGCTCCAGCAGTGTCACCGGTACCGGTGGCGGGGCGGCGGTCACAGGACGGACGGACAGCCCGGCGGTGGTGTCAGTGGCCCTGTCGGCCTGCCTGGCCTGGCGTCGGGCACCGCGGACTTCTCCGGGGTCGGCACCGACTATCTCGAGGGCTCCGGCGGGGGCGGTGGCGGCGGTGGCGGCGGCCTGCTCAGCGTGGGCGGCACCGGCGGCAACGGTGGTGGCTATGTCCGGATCACCGCTGACAAGGTCGTCGTCGACGGCACGATCACGGCTGCCGGCACCAACGGAGCCGCGCCGACCGGCGTGA
- a CDS encoding DUF2277 domain-containing protein, producing the protein MCRNIRPLNNFEPPATRDEVTAAALQFVRKVSGTTKPSQANQAAFDRAVAEIAHITQHLLDELVTTAPPKNREVEAEKARERARLRYG; encoded by the coding sequence ATGTGCCGCAACATCCGCCCCCTCAACAACTTCGAGCCCCCGGCCACGCGGGACGAGGTGACCGCGGCGGCGCTGCAGTTCGTCCGCAAGGTCAGCGGGACCACCAAGCCCAGCCAGGCCAACCAGGCGGCGTTCGACAGGGCCGTCGCGGAGATCGCCCACATCACCCAGCACCTCCTCGACGAGCTGGTGACGACGGCGCCGCCGAAGAACCGCGAGGTCGAGGCGGAGAAGGCGCGCGAGCGTGCGCGGCTCCGGTACGGCTGA
- a CDS encoding TetR/AcrR family transcriptional regulator, whose amino-acid sequence MPTGVHLQDARQQLFDAAERILLRDGPSALTSRAVTDEAGCAKGVLHRHFTDFDGFLAELILDRAAQMEEHSARLMAALGVGAVEQNLARALSALFRPVPVAILPLITFRDELRIRLRELRPGGGIAILSDATRAVSAYLAAEREAGRLSAAADIDALTLSLVGGGHLLLADRHADRPGPAAVERFVTATPRDALTT is encoded by the coding sequence GTGCCGACCGGCGTGCATCTGCAGGACGCCCGCCAACAGCTCTTCGATGCCGCCGAGCGCATCCTCCTGCGCGATGGCCCGAGCGCGCTGACCAGTCGCGCGGTCACCGACGAGGCCGGCTGCGCCAAGGGCGTCCTGCACCGTCACTTCACCGACTTCGACGGCTTCCTGGCCGAGCTCATCCTCGATCGCGCCGCGCAGATGGAGGAGCACTCGGCCCGACTGATGGCCGCGCTCGGCGTCGGCGCCGTCGAGCAGAATCTCGCGCGTGCCCTCAGCGCACTGTTCAGGCCCGTCCCCGTGGCGATCCTGCCGCTGATCACGTTCCGCGACGAACTGCGCATCCGGCTCCGCGAGCTGCGACCGGGCGGCGGGATCGCGATCCTGTCCGACGCAACCAGGGCCGTCTCCGCGTATCTCGCCGCGGAGCGCGAGGCCGGCCGACTCTCCGCCGCCGCCGACATCGACGCGCTCACGCTGTCGCTGGTCGGCGGCGGCCACCTCCTCCTCGCCGACCGCCACGCCGACAGGCCGGGCCCCGCGGCCGTCGAGCGGTTCGTGACCGCAACCCCGAGGGACGCCCTGACGACATAG
- a CDS encoding HNH endonuclease signature motif containing protein, with protein sequence MTPPAALDTATGLLEAARELARSPWERVDGPEAVEIARVVATARGLLDAVLLRTVDRIETTHVLDQLGWASTKDFLTHLTGGHKGTGGGLVRAVAQLRELPAVQTALEDGRVTLPQARVIAARVATLPRVAEFRTAVAERMLEEVATRGLDASDLGTAFGDVVRELDPDSKLVNAEKEKTKAERSAHHARHLSLTEDGLGGVRLKGYGTIEDAERIKTVLMPLAAPLTTQPGACGGVNQAPDQPVFDEHGVSTQVPCLTPGCGHDGRDPRDAGARMWDALIDACDRLRATETLPRDHGSVPKVIVLIDQESLQQRVIDAGLAQPAATPTGARLSAHATRRLACDAEIVPAVLGTHSQVLDVGRTQRLVTPALWTALIVRDRHCAFPGCTRVPLACDAHHIVHWADGGTTSLDNLVMLCRYHHVLTHQTPWAVQIDPVTGHPVWTPPPRATLDHRRFTYHRPRPARQHRPARPPRPPGTSPPQAA encoded by the coding sequence ATGACCCCTCCCGCAGCGCTCGACACGGCCACCGGCCTCCTCGAGGCTGCCCGCGAGCTGGCCCGGAGCCCGTGGGAGCGCGTGGACGGACCCGAGGCCGTCGAGATCGCCCGGGTGGTCGCCACCGCGCGGGGGCTGCTGGACGCCGTCCTGCTCCGGACCGTGGACCGGATCGAGACCACCCACGTCCTCGACCAGCTCGGCTGGGCCTCGACCAAGGACTTCCTGACCCATCTCACCGGCGGCCACAAGGGCACCGGAGGCGGACTGGTCCGGGCCGTCGCCCAGCTGCGGGAGCTGCCCGCGGTGCAGACCGCGCTGGAGGACGGACGGGTGACGTTGCCCCAGGCCCGGGTGATCGCCGCGAGGGTGGCGACGCTGCCCCGCGTCGCGGAGTTCCGGACCGCGGTCGCCGAACGGATGCTGGAGGAGGTCGCCACCCGCGGCCTCGACGCCTCCGACCTGGGCACCGCGTTCGGTGACGTGGTCCGCGAGCTCGATCCCGACTCGAAGTTGGTCAACGCCGAGAAGGAAAAGACCAAGGCCGAACGCAGCGCCCACCACGCCCGCCACCTCTCCCTCACCGAGGACGGCCTGGGCGGGGTGCGCCTGAAGGGGTACGGCACCATCGAGGACGCCGAGAGGATCAAGACCGTCCTGATGCCCCTCGCGGCACCCCTCACCACGCAGCCCGGCGCCTGCGGCGGGGTGAACCAAGCCCCCGATCAGCCGGTGTTCGACGAACACGGCGTCTCCACCCAGGTCCCCTGCCTGACCCCCGGATGCGGCCACGACGGCCGCGACCCCCGCGACGCCGGCGCCCGGATGTGGGACGCCCTCATCGATGCCTGCGACCGGCTCCGCGCCACTGAGACCCTGCCGCGTGACCACGGCTCCGTCCCCAAGGTCATCGTCCTCATCGACCAGGAATCACTCCAGCAGAGAGTGATCGACGCCGGACTGGCCCAGCCCGCCGCGACCCCGACCGGTGCCCGCCTGTCCGCGCACGCCACCCGACGACTGGCCTGCGACGCCGAGATCGTCCCCGCCGTCCTCGGCACCCACAGCCAGGTCCTCGACGTGGGCCGCACCCAACGACTCGTCACCCCCGCCCTGTGGACGGCGCTCATCGTCCGCGACCGCCATTGCGCGTTCCCCGGCTGCACCCGGGTCCCGTTGGCCTGCGACGCCCACCACATCGTCCACTGGGCCGACGGCGGGACCACCAGCCTCGACAACCTCGTGATGCTCTGCCGCTACCACCACGTGCTGACCCACCAGACGCCCTGGGCCGTCCAGATCGACCCGGTCACCGGGCACCCCGTATGGACCCCACCGCCCCGCGCCACCCTCGACCACCGACGCTTCACCTACCACCGCCCCCGACCAGCCCGACAACACCGACCGGCCCGACCACCCCGGCCACCCGGCACCTCCCCACCACAAGCCGCCTGA